A genomic region of Devosia ginsengisoli contains the following coding sequences:
- a CDS encoding C4-dicarboxylate TRAP transporter substrate-binding protein, giving the protein MNNLTRLLAVASLAALAAGTAEARELRLASGAPPAHPATDPMYNSFMEFLPEETDGELTGLMIGPEVVGIVAVKQALQSSLAEVGNVLPLFAAGDLPNTVLTADLAFLATTPHAMGAAVTEYVVTCEECQAEFKAMGGVFVGAGSSDIYVLLTTKPVQSLADLQGLRLRSGGTPYARWAEALGAAPAQVPVSDTFESMSQGVLDGTMASVSDLISYRLVDVAKYIIDVPLGTYHTTSNFTVASGTWAELTPELRADFARAANRSSALFTQSWGYDRAAAARQAALDAGIEIIQPDQDLLDATNEFRFSDVADAVTVAESQLGVTGAADKIARFQALVEKWTGITDAANGDVDAIAAAVQTEVWDKVDWSTYGL; this is encoded by the coding sequence ATGAATAACCTGACCAGACTGCTTGCAGTTGCGTCGCTGGCGGCGCTTGCCGCCGGCACCGCGGAGGCGCGCGAATTGCGCCTCGCCTCGGGAGCGCCGCCGGCCCATCCGGCGACGGACCCGATGTATAACAGTTTCATGGAATTCCTGCCCGAGGAGACCGATGGCGAGCTGACGGGCCTGATGATCGGCCCCGAAGTGGTCGGCATCGTCGCCGTCAAGCAGGCTCTGCAATCCTCGCTGGCCGAAGTGGGCAATGTGCTGCCGCTCTTCGCCGCCGGCGACCTGCCCAATACGGTGCTGACGGCCGATCTGGCCTTCCTCGCCACCACGCCCCATGCCATGGGCGCGGCGGTGACCGAATATGTCGTGACCTGCGAAGAATGCCAGGCCGAGTTCAAGGCCATGGGCGGCGTGTTCGTCGGCGCCGGTTCGTCCGACATCTATGTGCTGCTGACCACCAAGCCGGTCCAGTCGCTGGCCGACCTGCAGGGGCTGCGGCTGCGCTCGGGCGGCACGCCCTATGCCCGCTGGGCCGAGGCGCTCGGCGCGGCGCCGGCGCAGGTGCCGGTCAGCGACACATTCGAATCCATGTCGCAGGGCGTGCTCGACGGCACCATGGCTTCGGTGTCGGACCTGATCTCTTATCGCCTGGTGGATGTGGCCAAATACATTATCGACGTGCCGCTCGGCACCTATCACACCACGTCCAACTTCACCGTGGCCAGCGGGACCTGGGCCGAGCTGACGCCGGAATTGCGGGCCGACTTTGCCCGGGCCGCCAACCGGTCCAGTGCGCTGTTCACCCAGAGCTGGGGCTATGACCGGGCGGCTGCCGCCCGACAGGCTGCGCTCGATGCCGGTATCGAAATCATCCAGCCCGACCAGGACCTGCTCGACGCCACCAACGAGTTCCGCTTCAGCGATGTCGCCGATGCGGTGACGGTGGCGGAAAGCCAGCTCGGGGTGACCGGCGCGGCCGACAAGATCGCCCGCTTCCAGGCGCTGGTCGAAAAGTGGACGGGCATTACCGACGCCGCCAATGGCGATGTCGATGCCATCGCCGCCGCGGTGCAGACGGAAGTCTGGGACAAGGTGGACTGGTCCACCTACGGCCTCTGA
- a CDS encoding amidohydrolase family protein produces the protein MAGPLNLDDMVAIDFHTHAEEACGMHADDGYDDLQQAMAQYFHSPFKAPPTIPETAEYYRQRRIAAVIFHVDAEAATGHRRYNNEEIATLAAEHSDVLIPFASIDPAKGKMGVREARRLISDFGVRGFKFHPTYQAFYPNDRAAYPLYEVIQEAGLPALFHTGQTGVGAGMRGGYGLRLKYSNPMCIDDVAADFPDLKIIMAHPSFPWQEEALAVATHKPNVYIDLSGWSPKYFPPILIKYANSLLKNRMLFGSDWPAILPDRWLADFEKLDIKPEVRPLILKENARRLLGF, from the coding sequence ATGGCTGGGCCGCTCAACCTCGACGACATGGTGGCGATCGACTTCCACACGCATGCCGAGGAAGCCTGCGGCATGCATGCCGATGACGGCTATGATGATCTGCAGCAGGCCATGGCGCAGTATTTCCACTCGCCCTTCAAAGCTCCGCCGACCATTCCGGAAACGGCCGAATACTATCGGCAGCGCCGCATCGCTGCGGTGATCTTCCATGTCGATGCGGAGGCGGCCACAGGCCATCGCCGCTACAATAACGAAGAGATTGCCACGCTGGCGGCCGAGCATTCCGATGTGCTCATACCCTTCGCCTCCATCGATCCGGCCAAGGGCAAGATGGGGGTGCGCGAGGCGCGCCGGCTGATCAGCGATTTCGGTGTGCGGGGCTTCAAGTTCCACCCCACCTACCAAGCCTTTTATCCCAATGATCGCGCGGCCTATCCGCTCTACGAGGTCATCCAGGAGGCCGGCCTGCCGGCCCTGTTCCATACCGGCCAGACGGGCGTCGGCGCGGGCATGCGCGGCGGCTACGGGCTGCGGCTCAAATATTCCAATCCGATGTGTATCGACGACGTGGCGGCGGACTTTCCCGATCTCAAGATCATCATGGCCCACCCCTCCTTTCCCTGGCAGGAGGAGGCTTTGGCCGTCGCCACGCACAAGCCCAATGTCTACATCGACCTCAGCGGCTGGTCGCCGAAATACTTCCCGCCGATCCTGATCAAATACGCCAACAGCCTGCTCAAGAACCGCATGCTGTTCGGTTCGGACTGGCCCGCCATCCTGCCCGATCGCTGGCTCGCCGATTTCGAGAAACTCGACATAAAGCCGGAGGTTCGTCCGTTGATCCTCAAGGAGAACGCACGCCGCCTGCTCGGATTCTAA
- a CDS encoding MarR family winged helix-turn-helix transcriptional regulator, whose translation MAVRKLDEEDVEGVGGKAAVSLGELEKSGGFVLRIAQLSAFERFFTVFGESEIRISEFTVLLALSENPGIRQGVLADVLKIKWSNMTKLVRALEDRGLIARHIPHDDRRSVVLSVTEAGKKQIDATAEKMYRSDREALSMLDDAEHAQLIALSRKIAGWPEVK comes from the coding sequence ATGGCGGTCCGTAAGCTCGACGAAGAGGACGTGGAAGGCGTGGGCGGAAAAGCCGCCGTCTCGCTGGGCGAGCTCGAGAAATCGGGCGGCTTCGTGCTGCGCATTGCCCAGCTCTCCGCCTTCGAGCGCTTCTTCACCGTGTTCGGCGAGAGCGAAATCCGGATTTCCGAATTCACCGTGCTGCTGGCTTTGTCGGAAAATCCGGGTATCCGGCAGGGCGTGCTGGCCGACGTGCTCAAGATCAAGTGGTCCAACATGACCAAGCTGGTGCGGGCGCTGGAGGATCGGGGCCTGATCGCCCGGCACATTCCGCATGACGACCGCCGCTCGGTGGTGCTCAGCGTGACCGAGGCCGGCAAGAAGCAGATCGATGCCACGGCGGAGAAGATGTACCGCTCGGACCGGGAAGCGCTCTCGATGCTCGATGACGCGGAGCATGCCCAGCTCATTGCCCTGTCGCGCAAGATTGCCGGCTGGCCGGAGGTCAAGTGA
- a CDS encoding acyl-CoA dehydrogenase family protein, which translates to MSFAEQAQRTLATLALTPGWRRIQALRPDCDDVIVATMLEAAAGFAESVLAPLNPVGDRVGARIVDGRVKLPPGFAEGFRQYAEAGWLGIDAPAAFGGQDIPLTLQAACGPLFDRGCMALMMAAGATRGAIHLLAEAADADTAAEWGPKLVAGEWAATICISEPEAGSDIGRIRTRAELRDGQWLISGQKIWISFGDHDMAGRIGHCLLARSNDQPGRSGLSLFLVPDHMDGAPNGVTVERIEEKLGLHGSPTCAMRFRGAKGVLLGAEGRGLSQLFAMIEPMRLHTGCQGLGIASGAADIAEDYAGQRRQGGRPDMAPPTIGGHADVIRQLHDIRSGTEILRAAVLELATVMDLARLEGDAALGDFASWMLPLIKTFGAETGFDAAHAAMQVLGGAGYTRDYPLEQYLRDARVMAIYEGTTGMQGVDFLTRRLWRDEGRGLAMFLRRARGEIADARTDEAEVVGALLDGFEALSGRMMVMRGDAEAGLYRADSYMRAGWAAVSGVMAFRIGAVEALRMQVARYAMHAARCA; encoded by the coding sequence ATGAGCTTTGCCGAGCAGGCCCAGCGTACGCTTGCCACGCTGGCGCTGACGCCGGGCTGGCGGCGCATCCAGGCGCTGCGGCCCGATTGCGACGATGTGATCGTGGCCACCATGCTCGAAGCAGCGGCCGGATTTGCCGAGAGCGTGCTGGCGCCGCTCAATCCGGTGGGCGACCGGGTGGGTGCGAGGATAGTGGATGGGCGGGTGAAGCTGCCGCCGGGTTTTGCCGAGGGTTTTCGGCAATATGCCGAAGCGGGCTGGCTGGGGATCGATGCGCCGGCGGCATTTGGCGGGCAGGATATTCCGCTGACGCTGCAGGCGGCGTGCGGGCCGCTATTCGATCGTGGCTGCATGGCGCTGATGATGGCGGCGGGAGCGACGCGCGGGGCTATTCATCTGCTGGCCGAGGCTGCCGATGCGGATACGGCCGCGGAATGGGGGCCGAAGCTGGTTGCGGGCGAATGGGCGGCGACGATCTGCATTTCCGAACCGGAGGCGGGTTCGGATATCGGGCGCATCCGCACCAGGGCGGAGCTGCGCGATGGGCAGTGGCTGATCAGCGGGCAGAAAATCTGGATTTCCTTTGGCGATCACGACATGGCCGGGCGCATCGGCCATTGCCTGCTGGCGCGCAGCAATGACCAGCCGGGGAGGAGCGGGCTGAGCCTGTTCCTGGTGCCCGACCATATGGATGGCGCGCCCAATGGGGTGACGGTGGAGCGCATCGAGGAGAAGCTGGGACTGCATGGCTCGCCGACCTGCGCCATGCGCTTTCGCGGGGCGAAGGGGGTGTTGCTGGGCGCGGAAGGACGCGGCCTGTCGCAACTATTCGCCATGATCGAACCGATGCGGCTGCATACCGGCTGCCAAGGGCTGGGGATTGCCTCGGGGGCGGCCGACATTGCCGAGGATTATGCCGGGCAGCGCCGGCAGGGCGGACGGCCGGACATGGCGCCGCCGACCATTGGCGGCCATGCGGATGTGATCAGGCAATTGCACGATATAAGGTCCGGCACCGAAATTTTGCGCGCCGCCGTGCTGGAATTGGCGACTGTCATGGACCTGGCGCGGCTGGAGGGCGATGCGGCGCTGGGCGATTTCGCCAGCTGGATGCTGCCGCTGATCAAGACCTTTGGAGCCGAGACGGGTTTCGATGCGGCCCATGCTGCCATGCAGGTGCTGGGCGGAGCCGGCTACACGCGCGATTATCCGCTGGAGCAATATCTGCGCGATGCCCGCGTCATGGCCATCTATGAGGGCACGACCGGCATGCAGGGGGTGGATTTTCTGACCCGCCGGCTGTGGCGCGACGAGGGGCGCGGACTGGCGATGTTCCTGCGGCGGGCACGGGGCGAGATTGCCGATGCGCGAACCGACGAGGCCGAGGTGGTGGGCGCCTTGCTCGACGGGTTCGAGGCGTTGAGCGGGCGGATGATGGTGATGCGGGGTGATGCCGAGGCGGGTCTTTATCGCGCCGACAGCTATATGCGCGCCGGCTGGGCGGCGGTGTCGGGCGTGATGGCTTTTCGCATCGGGGCGGTAGAAGCGCTGCGGATGCAGGTGGCGCGCTATGCAATGCATGCGGCGCGCTGCGCCTAA
- a CDS encoding SDR family oxidoreductase, translated as MHVFDRNRDAAEAVAGEIGAVALVGDVTSESDVAAALDVANVAGDGLRILVNCAGIGVAGRILGRAGTMPLGDFETVIRVNLVGTFNMLRLAGERMAGLGEREDGARGVIVNTASVAAFEGQIGQAAYAASKGGIVSMALPAAREFARFGIRVNTVAPGIFMTPLLENLPQEAQESLAAAIPYPARLGDPAEFADAVRFIIENQYINGEVIRLDGAIRMQPK; from the coding sequence GTGCATGTGTTCGACCGCAACCGGGACGCGGCCGAGGCCGTGGCCGGCGAGATCGGCGCGGTGGCACTGGTGGGCGACGTGACCAGCGAAAGCGATGTCGCGGCAGCGCTTGACGTGGCCAATGTGGCGGGGGACGGGCTGCGCATCCTGGTCAATTGCGCGGGCATCGGCGTAGCCGGGCGGATTCTCGGCAGAGCCGGGACCATGCCGCTGGGGGATTTCGAGACGGTCATCCGGGTCAACCTGGTGGGCACGTTCAATATGCTGCGGCTGGCGGGCGAGCGCATGGCGGGGCTGGGCGAGCGCGAGGACGGGGCGCGCGGCGTCATCGTCAATACGGCATCGGTGGCGGCGTTCGAGGGGCAGATCGGACAGGCGGCCTATGCTGCCTCCAAGGGCGGCATTGTCTCCATGGCGCTGCCGGCGGCGCGGGAATTTGCCCGCTTCGGCATACGCGTCAATACGGTGGCGCCCGGCATTTTCATGACGCCCTTGCTGGAGAACCTGCCGCAGGAAGCGCAGGAGAGCCTGGCGGCGGCCATCCCCTACCCTGCCCGGCTCGGCGACCCCGCCGAATTCGCCGATGCGGTGCGTTTCATCATCGAGAACCAGTATATCAACGGCGAAGTCATCCGGCTCGACGGCGCCATTCGCATGCAGCCGAAATGA
- a CDS encoding feruloyl-CoA synthase, which yields MAERAARSVRLWSPKLAWEERANGEFIIWREDPLGPYPRRLNERLIHWAQVAPDRVWMADRQGIGPWRKVTYAEALDRVRRIGTFLLAAGLSAEKPLVILSENSIEHALMALGAQHVGVPSAAIAPAYASATSGFAKLREIAGQIVPGMVFADDGTAFAPAVDAVFGADMPLAAQRNLPAGRGNTHTFETIVATEPTAAVDDAFAATGPDTVAKFLFTSGTTGAPKAVIQTQRMLCSNQEMIADCYAFMRDEPPVVVDWAPWNHTASGNKVFNLTIYHGGSYYIDRGKPSPALIGQTIANLREIAPTWYFNVPAGFEMLVGVMREDEQLRRTFFSRLNMLMYAGAGLAQHSWDALVELSEQTLGERVPLTTGLGSTETGPFALYCTEPQDGPGNIGIPSQGVVVKLVPIDGKYELRLKGPNVTPGYWRNPKLTAEAFDEEGFYRIGDAVKFARPGDPRAGFYFDGRTAENFKLDTGTWVAVGVLRAQVVNQFGGLIRDAVITGENRAELGALVVPFMPALRELVGEPDLSDAEVLGHGKVRAALAERLAAHQRAASGSATRIRRVLVMDEPLRFEKGEVTDKGSINQRAVLAQRGALVEALYAGGPGVIQVDGGLRHEDRWCERSGDGGAVRGLARPRRGCWHGRVRRCMCSTATGTRPRPWPARSARWHWWAT from the coding sequence ATGGCCGAAAGGGCTGCACGCAGCGTCAGGTTGTGGTCACCAAAGCTCGCATGGGAGGAGCGGGCGAATGGCGAATTCATCATCTGGCGCGAAGACCCACTAGGCCCTTACCCGCGGCGGCTCAATGAACGGCTGATCCATTGGGCGCAGGTGGCGCCCGATCGTGTCTGGATGGCCGACCGCCAAGGCATCGGCCCCTGGCGCAAGGTGACTTATGCCGAGGCGCTCGACCGTGTGCGCCGCATCGGCACCTTCCTGCTGGCGGCGGGGCTTTCGGCGGAAAAGCCGCTGGTGATCCTGTCGGAAAATTCCATCGAACATGCGCTGATGGCGCTGGGCGCGCAGCATGTCGGCGTGCCTTCGGCGGCCATTGCGCCGGCCTATGCCAGCGCCACTTCGGGCTTTGCCAAGCTGCGCGAGATTGCCGGGCAGATCGTGCCGGGCATGGTGTTTGCCGATGACGGCACCGCTTTCGCGCCGGCGGTCGATGCCGTGTTCGGCGCGGATATGCCGCTGGCGGCGCAGCGCAATCTGCCGGCCGGTCGGGGCAATACGCACACGTTCGAAACCATCGTCGCCACCGAACCAACCGCGGCAGTGGATGACGCATTTGCCGCGACCGGCCCGGACACCGTGGCCAAATTCCTGTTCACTTCGGGCACGACGGGGGCGCCCAAGGCGGTGATCCAGACGCAGCGTATGCTGTGTTCCAACCAGGAAATGATCGCCGATTGCTATGCCTTCATGCGCGACGAGCCGCCTGTGGTGGTCGACTGGGCGCCGTGGAACCATACGGCGAGCGGGAACAAGGTGTTCAACCTGACAATCTATCATGGCGGCAGCTATTACATCGACCGCGGCAAGCCCAGCCCGGCGCTGATCGGCCAGACCATCGCCAATCTGCGCGAGATTGCGCCGACCTGGTATTTCAACGTGCCCGCCGGCTTCGAAATGCTCGTTGGAGTTATGCGCGAGGACGAGCAGTTGCGGCGCACCTTCTTCTCCCGGCTCAACATGCTGATGTATGCCGGCGCGGGGCTGGCGCAGCATAGCTGGGACGCGCTGGTGGAACTGTCCGAACAGACCCTGGGCGAGCGTGTGCCCCTGACTACGGGCCTGGGTTCCACCGAAACAGGCCCCTTTGCCCTCTATTGCACCGAGCCGCAGGATGGGCCGGGCAATATCGGCATTCCATCGCAAGGGGTCGTGGTGAAGCTGGTGCCTATCGACGGCAAATATGAGCTGCGGCTCAAGGGGCCCAATGTCACGCCGGGCTATTGGAGAAATCCCAAGCTGACGGCGGAGGCTTTCGACGAGGAAGGGTTCTATCGGATCGGGGATGCGGTGAAATTCGCCAGGCCGGGCGATCCGCGCGCAGGCTTTTATTTCGATGGCCGCACGGCCGAGAATTTCAAGCTCGATACCGGGACCTGGGTGGCGGTGGGCGTGTTGCGGGCGCAGGTGGTGAACCAATTCGGCGGGTTGATCCGCGATGCGGTCATTACCGGGGAGAACCGAGCGGAGCTGGGGGCGCTGGTGGTGCCCTTCATGCCGGCTCTGCGCGAGTTGGTGGGTGAGCCGGACCTCAGCGACGCCGAGGTGCTGGGACATGGCAAGGTGCGCGCGGCTTTGGCCGAGCGGCTGGCGGCGCATCAGCGGGCCGCGAGTGGATCGGCGACGCGGATCAGGCGGGTGCTGGTGATGGATGAGCCGCTGCGGTTCGAAAAGGGCGAGGTGACCGACAAGGGCTCGATCAACCAGCGGGCCGTGCTGGCGCAGCGCGGTGCGCTGGTCGAGGCGCTTTACGCCGGCGGGCCGGGCGTGATCCAGGTGGACGGGGGATTGCGGCATGAAGATCGCTGGTGCGAGCGCAGTGGTGACGGGGGGGCGGTTCGGGGCTTGGCGCGGCCACGGCGCGGCTGCTGGCACGGCAGGGTGCGGCGGTGCATGTGTTCGACCGCAACCGGGACGCGGCCGAGGCCGTGGCCGGCGAGATCGGCGCGGTGGCACTGGTGGGCGACGTGA
- a CDS encoding crotonase/enoyl-CoA hydratase family protein: MAAETSPFVTYELKGAVAHIGLNRPEKRNAMNDRFVDMLAGAIARAENEAKAAVLFGHGDHFCAGLDLAEHVEKTPFEGVRGSRRWHAVTAGMQHGTIPWVSALHGGVIGGGMELAAATHIRVSDRSAFFALPEGQRGIFVGGGGSVRIARLLGVARMSDMMLTGRVISPDEAERWNLVQYVVETGVARDKAHALAAIMATNAEISNYAIINALPRIQDMAKEDGLFVESFIASFTATSPEAEERLRAFLDKRVARIKPPE, translated from the coding sequence ATGGCTGCCGAGACGAGCCCATTCGTGACCTATGAGCTCAAGGGCGCGGTGGCCCATATCGGGCTCAACCGCCCTGAAAAGCGCAATGCCATGAACGACCGTTTCGTCGATATGCTGGCCGGTGCCATTGCCCGCGCCGAAAACGAGGCCAAGGCCGCCGTTCTCTTCGGCCATGGCGACCATTTCTGTGCCGGCCTCGATCTCGCCGAGCATGTCGAAAAAACCCCCTTCGAAGGCGTGCGCGGCTCGCGCCGCTGGCATGCGGTCACGGCAGGCATGCAGCATGGCACCATTCCCTGGGTCTCGGCTTTGCATGGCGGCGTCATCGGCGGCGGCATGGAACTGGCGGCAGCCACCCATATCCGCGTCTCCGACCGCTCGGCCTTCTTCGCTTTGCCCGAAGGCCAGCGCGGCATCTTTGTCGGCGGCGGCGGCTCGGTCCGCATCGCCCGCCTGCTCGGCGTGGCCCGCATGAGCGACATGATGCTGACCGGCCGCGTCATTTCCCCTGATGAAGCTGAGCGCTGGAACCTCGTGCAATATGTGGTCGAGACCGGCGTGGCGCGCGACAAGGCGCATGCCCTGGCCGCGATCATGGCCACCAATGCCGAAATCTCCAACTACGCCATCATCAACGCTCTGCCCCGCATCCAGGACATGGCCAAGGAAGACGGCCTCTTCGTCGAATCCTTCATCGCCTCCTTCACGGCGACAAGCCCGGAGGCGGAGGAAAGACTGCGCGCCTTCCTCGACAAGCGCGTGGCGCGGATCAAGCCGCCGGAATAG
- the ligM gene encoding vanillate/3-O-methylgallate O-demethylase has translation MAQSSLGDILRENPDIVGRLRNSQIGMYVYPVVTPEFSNWRTEQAAWRHSAVLFDQSHHMDELTVEGPDAEKFLSHHGINSFANFDLNRAKHFVPVTPNGHIIGDHIIFREREDKFVLVGRAPTSNWLMFCAANGKWNIRVKHDPRSTSRPEGERVLRTHYRYQIQGPEAPKIFEKMHGGPVPDIKFFHTDFINVGSKKVRALRHGMSGAPGLEIWGPYEDKSYILNCILEAARAANVDLVRCGSRAYSTNTLESGWIPSPLPGIYTGDGMLAEYRDWLATDAYESIGAIGGSFVSDNIEDYYVNPFELGYDFYIGWKKDDFVGKAALEKMKGQTNRKKVTFEWNAEDVVDVIASAFRPGEDHYKWIDFPQPNYASTSADMVLRDGKMVGMSMFNGYSYNERCVLSLGVVDADINVGDVLTLVWGEPDGGTKKTSTERHKQAEIRVRVSPTPYAAEARENYADSWRSKKR, from the coding sequence ATGGCGCAATCCAGTCTTGGCGATATTTTAAGAGAAAATCCGGATATTGTGGGCCGGCTGCGCAATTCGCAGATCGGGATGTATGTATACCCGGTGGTGACGCCCGAATTCAGCAACTGGCGCACAGAGCAGGCCGCCTGGCGCCATTCGGCGGTGCTGTTCGACCAGTCGCACCATATGGACGAGCTGACCGTGGAAGGCCCGGATGCGGAAAAGTTCCTGTCGCATCACGGCATCAATTCCTTCGCCAATTTCGACCTGAATCGCGCCAAGCATTTCGTGCCGGTGACGCCCAATGGCCACATTATCGGTGACCACATCATCTTCCGCGAGCGGGAAGACAAGTTCGTGCTGGTGGGCCGCGCGCCGACATCGAACTGGCTGATGTTCTGCGCGGCCAATGGCAAGTGGAACATCCGCGTCAAGCATGACCCGCGTTCCACTTCGCGGCCCGAGGGCGAGCGGGTGCTGCGCACGCATTACCGCTACCAGATCCAGGGGCCGGAAGCGCCGAAGATCTTCGAGAAGATGCATGGCGGGCCGGTGCCCGACATCAAGTTCTTCCACACCGATTTCATCAATGTGGGGTCGAAGAAGGTGCGGGCGCTGCGCCACGGCATGTCGGGCGCGCCGGGGCTGGAAATCTGGGGCCCCTACGAGGACAAGAGCTACATCCTCAACTGCATCCTCGAAGCGGCGCGCGCCGCCAATGTGGACCTGGTGCGCTGCGGCAGCCGGGCCTATTCCACCAATACGCTGGAATCGGGCTGGATCCCCTCGCCGCTGCCCGGCATCTATACCGGTGACGGCATGCTGGCGGAGTATCGCGACTGGCTCGCGACCGACGCCTATGAATCCATCGGCGCCATCGGCGGCAGCTTCGTCTCCGACAATATCGAGGACTATTACGTCAACCCGTTCGAGCTGGGCTACGACTTCTATATCGGCTGGAAGAAGGACGACTTCGTCGGCAAGGCCGCGCTCGAGAAGATGAAGGGCCAGACCAACCGCAAGAAGGTGACCTTCGAGTGGAATGCCGAGGACGTGGTCGATGTCATCGCCTCGGCCTTCCGGCCGGGCGAGGACCACTATAAATGGATCGACTTCCCGCAGCCCAATTATGCCTCGACCAGCGCCGACATGGTGCTGCGCGACGGCAAAATGGTCGGCATGTCGATGTTCAACGGCTATTCCTACAATGAGCGCTGCGTGCTTTCGCTGGGCGTGGTGGATGCCGATATCAATGTGGGCGACGTGCTGACGCTGGTCTGGGGCGAGCCCGATGGTGGCACGAAGAAGACGTCGACCGAGCGGCACAAGCAGGCGGAAATCCGCGTGCGGGTGTCGCCGACGCCCTATGCGGCTGAGGCGCGCGAGAACTATGCGGATAGCTGGCGCAGCAAGAAGCGGTAG
- a CDS encoding GntR family transcriptional regulator: MKSSEVATHGRRAVIELREKIINGELPGGMRLFEVSLAEALQISRTPVREALSRLAEEGLLDRLPNGGFVVRRFGFADVVDAIELRGVMEGTAARLAAERGVAPEALARIEAVVTQLDGCFGPHEDDVDFDAYADLNATFHFELAGLSGSEIVRREVERATALPFASPSAFLPNKMDIAAFRRSLRTAQEQHHAMLNAIAAREGTRAEFIAREHARTARGNLEYIFSQDPELLRKIPGLALIRH; this comes from the coding sequence ATGAAGAGCAGTGAAGTCGCCACCCATGGCCGCCGCGCCGTCATCGAATTGCGCGAAAAGATCATCAATGGTGAATTGCCGGGTGGCATGCGGCTGTTCGAAGTGTCGCTGGCCGAGGCGCTGCAAATCTCGCGGACACCGGTGCGCGAGGCGCTGTCGCGGCTGGCCGAGGAAGGGTTGCTGGACCGGCTGCCCAATGGCGGCTTCGTGGTGCGCCGCTTCGGCTTTGCCGATGTGGTCGACGCCATCGAATTGCGTGGGGTGATGGAGGGCACGGCGGCGCGGCTGGCGGCGGAGCGCGGCGTGGCGCCCGAGGCGCTGGCGCGGATCGAAGCCGTGGTCACCCAGCTCGATGGCTGTTTCGGGCCGCATGAGGACGATGTGGATTTCGACGCCTATGCCGACCTCAATGCGACGTTTCATTTCGAGCTGGCCGGGCTGTCGGGCAGCGAGATCGTGCGGCGCGAGGTGGAGCGGGCGACAGCTTTGCCCTTCGCCTCACCCTCGGCCTTCCTGCCCAACAAGATGGACATTGCCGCCTTCCGCCGTTCGCTGCGCACGGCGCAGGAACAGCACCATGCCATGCTCAACGCCATCGCGGCGCGCGAGGGGACGCGGGCTGAATTCATCGCCCGCGAACATGCCCGCACGGCGCGGGGGAATCTGGAATATATCTTCAGCCAGGATCCGGAATTGCTGCGGAAGATTCCGGGGCTGGCGCTGATCCGGCATTAG